In Haliscomenobacter hydrossis DSM 1100, the DNA window GTCCGCGACTTCGGCGTGGCTGTAGCCTTCAATGGCGTACAGGTTAAACACGATGCGGTAACCATCCGGAAGTTGGGCGATGAGGCCCAGCAGTTCTTCTTCACTAAGCTGTGCATATACACTGGGTTCGGCGGCGGAAAAATCCTCGCGTACATCCAGGCCGTATTGCTCGTGTGTAAAACTTTTGCGGTCAAAAGTTTTCAGCGCGGTATTCACCACAATGCGGCGAATCCAGCCCTCAAAGGAGCCTTTGTGCTGAAACTGATGCAAATGATCGAAGATTTTGATGAAAGCATCCTGAATCACGTCTTCAGCTTCCATCTGGTGCCGGGCATAACGCATGCAGACTACGAGCATCTTTCCAGCGTAGCGCCGGAAAAGCTCCTGTTGGCAGTCTCGTTTTTGCCGCAAACAACCTTCGATGATTTCTTTTTCCGTCACAAGTTTAACAGGTCTTTTGAGTAGAGCCAACG includes these proteins:
- a CDS encoding RNA polymerase sigma factor, with product MTEKEIIEGCLRQKRDCQQELFRRYAGKMLVVCMRYARHQMEAEDVIQDAFIKIFDHLHQFQHKGSFEGWIRRIVVNTALKTFDRKSFTHEQYGLDVREDFSAAEPSVYAQLSEEELLGLIAQLPDGYRIVFNLYAIEGYSHAEVADMLGVQESTSRSQLVKARKMLQAMVMNLQKVTV